One window of the Macaca thibetana thibetana isolate TM-01 chromosome 1, ASM2454274v1, whole genome shotgun sequence genome contains the following:
- the PRPF38B gene encoding pre-mRNA-splicing factor 38B, which produces MANNSPALTGNSQPQHQAAAAAAQQQQQCGGGGATKPAVSGKQGNVLPLWGNEKTMNLNPMILTNILSSPYFKVQLYELKTYHEVVDEIYFKVTHVEPWEKGSRKTAGQTGMCGGVRGVGTGGIVSTAFCLLYKLFTLKLTRKQVMGLITHTDSPYIRALGFMYIRYTQPPTDLWDWFESFLDDEEDLDVKAGGGCVMTIGEMLRSFLTKLEWFSTLFPRIPVPVQKNIDQQIKTRPRKIKKDGKEGAEEIDRHVERRRSRSPRRSLSPRRSPRRSRSRSHHREGHGSSSFDRELEREKERQRLEREAKEREKERRRSRSIDRGLERRRSRSRERHRSRSRSRDRKGDRRDRDREREKENERGRRRDRDYDKERGNDREKERERSRERSKEQRSRGEVEEKKHKEDKDDRRHRDDKKDSKKEKKHSRSRSRERKHRSRSRSRNAGKRSRSRSKEKSSKHKNESKEKSNKRSRSGSQGRTDSVEKSKKREHSPSKEKSRKRSGSKERSHKRDHSDSKDQSDKHDRRRSQSIERESQEKQHKNKDETV; this is translated from the exons ATGGCTAACAACAGCCCCGCGCTGACAGGCAACTCGCAGCCGCAGCACCAGGCGGCCGCTGCTGCGGCTCAGCAACAGCAGCagtgcggcggcggcggcgctaCCAAGCCGGCGGTCTCGGGCAAGCAGGGCAATGTGCTCCCGCTCTGGGGCAACGAGAAGACCATGAACCTCAACCCCATGATCCTGACCAACATCCTGTCGTCGCCTTACTTCAAAGTACAGCTCTACGAGCTCAAGACCTACCACGAGGTGGTGGACGAGATCTACTTTAAG GTCACGCACGTTGAACCATGGGAGAAAGGAAGCAGGAAAACAGCGGGCCAGACAGGGATGTGCGGAGGG GTTCGAGGTGTTGGAACAGGAGGAATTGTTTCTACAGCATTTTGCCTGTTATACAAATTATTTACCCTGAAGTTAACTCGAAAGCAAGTGATGGGTCTTATAACACACACAGACTCTCCATATATTAGAGCTCTTGGATTTATGTATATAAG ATATACACAGCCCCCTACAGATCTATGGGACTGGTTTGAATCCTTCCTTGATGATGAAGAG gACCTAGATGTGAAGGCTGGTGGAGGCTGTGTAATGACCATTGGAGAAATGCTACGATCTTTTCTCACAAAACTGGAGTGGTTTTCTACCTTGTTTCCAAGAATTCCAGTTCCAGTTCAAAAGAATATTGATCAGCAGATTAAAACCCGACctagaaaaatcaagaaagatgGGAAGGAAGGTGCTGAGGAAATAGACAGACATGTTGAACGCAGACGTTCAAG GTCTCCAAGGAGATCTCTGAGTCCACGGAGGTCCCCAAGAAGATCAAGAAGTAGAAGTCATCATCGGGAGGGCCATGGGTCTTCTAGTTTTGACAGAGaattagaaagagagaaagaacgcCAGCGACTAGAGCGTGAAgccaaagaaagggagaaagaacgGCGAAGATCCCGAAGTATTGACCGGGGGTTAGAACGCAGGCGCAGCAGAAGTAGGGAAAGGCATAGAAGTCGCAGTCGAAGTCGTGATAGGAAAGGGGATAGAAGGGACAGGGAtcgagaaagagagaaagaaaatgagagaggtaGAAGACGAGATCGTGACTATGATAAGGAAAGAGGAAATGAccgagaaaaagagagagagcgatCAAGAGAAAGGTCCAAGGAACAGAGAAGTAGGGGAGAGGTAGAAGAGAAGAAGCATAAAGAAGACAAAGATGATAGGCGGCACAGAGATGACAAAAAAGattccaagaaagagaaaaaacacagtagaagcagaagcagagaaaggaaacacAGAAGTAGGAGTCGAAGTAGAAATGCAGGGAAACGAAGTAGAAGTAGAAGCAAAGAGAAATcaagtaaacataaaaatgaaagtaaagaaaaatcaaataaacgAAGTCGAAGTGGCAGTCAAGGAAGAACTGACAGTgttgaaaaatcaaaaaaacgGGAACATAGTCCCAgcaaagaaaaatctagaaagcGTAGTGGAAGCAAAGAACGTTCCCACAAACGAGATCACAGTGATAGTAAGGACCAGTCAGACAAACATGATCGTCGAAGGAGCCAAAGTATAGAACGAGAGAGCCaagaaaaacagcataaaaacaaagatgagactgtgtga